The DNA sequence gcatgtgttgcttccttggaagctcactcaacatgtggtcaagcaagaaacaagccacagtggctctatccacagctgaagctgaatatatatccgcatctgcttgttgttcgcaattaatttggttaaaaactcaattggaagattacaaattaaagatcaatagcatacccttattttgtgataacatgagtgcaataaatatttcaaaaaatcctgttttgcactcaagaacaaagcacattgaaattaaatatcatttcattagagaacatgtgcaaaagggtactattgatattcaatttgtaaaatctgaagaacaacttgctgatatttttacaaaacccctCTGTGAAGATAGATTCTGTTTGTTAAGGAAAATTTTGGGAATGATTGATTTAAATCATGTTGAAAATTTGTGAATTTCTGACTTTGTCCAATTTTATCTCGTAGGAATGGACGAGATAAAAACAAGGCATGATGGAGGAGCTATGATTAAGGGGGAGGCTGCGCAGACTTAGCTTCTAATGGGCCCCACATAATCAAGTTTGACCCCtcattgaatttttaatggTTCCTCACTTTATGATGATCAAATCTTTTGAGTGTCATTTCAAATCTCATTGGAAGCAGTtattgtcaaatcaaatctttctctcTCCATCTAATCCCTTGAAATTAggtaaccactttttcaaaacccCTTGGTTAATAACCGCACCATTATGGTTATTAACTTCCCCATCATCTCTCTCCAATCCTCATTAATTGCACCACTAACCTCCTCTCTCCTCACTCTCGCTCGGCACTCCCACCCTTTCATATTCAACTTCCTCATTCTCctaccatgaaaaagaaaacggCACAAAAGAGAAGTAGCCGAACCCCCATTCCAAAAGGTCCACCATTCTCATCACCTCAAATTCATACACATATCCATCTTCATTCCACCTCCTCTTCTACACCATCACCTCCTTCCAAAAGGGCCGACACCATGCGTCGCAAAGTCATTGCTCACAAATCATCCGGGAGAGGAAAGAACAAGGAGCCTagtgttcaagaagaagaagaggaatcacATACTTCTCCACCTCCATCACCGCCGAAAAGACCAACCTCAACCACCAAAAGCACTCAAAAAGGGCCGAAAAGCTTTGTTCTGCATGAAACAAGGGAACCGGCAAATTTGGAGTCTCTCGATTTCAAGAACAAATTTCACAAAACTCACTCCCATTTTGATCCCTCCAGGTTTTACTCATGTGCCTTCTATGAATTTCATAAAGAGGTTTTGCTGAAACGCCCTCTCTGTCTTTCATACCTGGTAAATCTTGAGAAACTGACAACCAAAGGAATCAACTTTTCTGCCATGTTTGATGCTCTGAAATGGACTCCACTATTTCACATTCAGAGACTTGTGTACCCGGGACTGGTCCGGGAATTCTATGCAAATATGCGTTTGATTGATGGCTCAATCCACTCTTATGTCAAACGTGTTTACATGACCCTCAATCCTCAAACAATAGGCGCTGCTCTTGGATATGAAGAAGAAGGGCCAAAAGTTTACATGGTTGACAAGTGGGATGATCAAGTTGGCATTGCACAACAAACGGTCTTACAACACATCTGTGCAAATCTCTCTGGTTTGGATGGCCTAATTCCAACTCACCGAGCACTCGGTCCTGAGAACTCTCTGTTGCACCGTATCATCACTCACATTCTCACTCCACAAGGTGGTTCTCACCATAGAGTAACAGTTTCTGACTCTGTTATTTTATTTGCACTTCTTACTTCTTCCCAAATTTCATTTGCTTATGTTATGATACGTCATATGTGGGAAGCAGTGAAAAGTACCAAAAAGGCTAACCTTCCATATGGCATGTTTCTCACATGTATATTTGAGTATTTTAAGGTTGATTTGACTAATGAAACTGTTGAGAACAAGATTTCAATGATTAAAGGAGGAAGAATTTCGGGCAAAAAGGGTAAGAAATCTGTTCCCTCTGAACCATCTCTCAGTGATCTGGAGAGCCATCCTGAGCCCTCAAATGTTACTGCATCAATCCGAGAGGTTCTCAATGAGATGCGCAACATGTCAAAGCTGATGTTCAAATCCCACAAGACTGCCAGAAAATTGGAACATGAACAGGAAAGGGCTTGGAAGAAATGTCATGATAGAGTTGGCTTCATGATAAAGACCTTTGATGATGAAATGGGGACAGGAGATTTTGAAGTCGATTCCGGTTCAGAATTCAACCTTTCTGATGATTGATGGCTGTTGTTTACCTTTATTTGATATTGGCTTCATTAGGCTCAATCTATTTTTTGTATGAGCATGACTTGATACTCCCTGCTCTGTGACACTTTGATACACTTCTgttattttgttgttgttgctttgcTGTTATGGTTATTTTGTGGTATTCTTCATATTTTGTGCAGGtgccccttgatgacaaaagggggagaaaagCTGAAAATTAAAATCTGAAAAACAGGGGATGAAATCTGAAAAACAGGGGATGAAATTTTCTGTTGAAAATTCATGATCACCCTTGTTAAAAgatatattttgatatattttgatgctTGATGATAGCATTGAAACTGTTCTTGCCTCATTATAATTGATGCtactattttataattttttggcAATGAATGAATGACTGGTTGTTAATTAATCTTGATGAATATGCATGATTGTATTGAATGTTCTGTTTCATCCTGGTTAACATGCTTAATATTTTTGGCAGTTTCTCTAAATTGTATAAAGTATCAAAAACTGCCTTATTTTGCTCTACAAATATTTTCCTTCATGTTATTTTGCTTTGATATATTGAACAGGAAAATGTTTGGATTTTTTTGAAGTTTGTAATTTTCATTGAGCAAAAAATCAGATTACTGATAACAAATAAGTTTTGATTATCATTCAAatctgctcataaatcaagcatttagCATTATGAATAAATAtgctaaataacattgttaTTTTTGAAGCTTGATTAAAATGTTACAGGTTTAtgcttcccttggtaaaatagcatatattaagggggagccatgtgacaCTTTGAAAGGGGAGAAATTCAATCTTCAAAGGGAGTACTCGTACTCTAAactttaatttctttccatttcaatttaataatgtttgtcatcaagggggagattgatgagtttggaaaacttcaaattaatttttgtgatgaacaaacattattaaaatatttaattgcaaaattattaattcaatCTTGATtaatgttaattaataattttgtgatgcaggTTTTTGTATGGgccgaaaataaaataaaatgttgcAGCCCAAGTGTGAATTTGCTTTCCAATTCAGcattaattcaaaaatattcaatGGCTGAATTATTGTGATGATTAACTGGGCTAATATTGTTGCTACAAGCCCAAAGAAAGCTTCCTATGTTTGATCCAAATCCATCAGGAAAGCAATTGTTACTAGTTGGGCCAAGAATAATCCTTATTGCAACCAAGCCCAAAATTATTGAATGCTTCCATGCATTACCCGAATCCATGAAGCTTCCAACGGATTCCAACTCACTTTTGAaggatttgaaatttaattaaactaaCATGGGGAACATGAGAGAGAAGGTGTGATTGACATGATGGTGATCATAATGATACACGCCACTCTAAGCTAGGGAAGTGggactttaatttcattttgttatTACCCATTAGTTTGAGTTCAaacttctctctcctctctcttgtCTTTGCTTCTTCTCTTCGGTTATTACACAGGAAGCCATGGAAGCTACTTGGAGCtaccaaaaggaaagaaaagcaAGGATAAAGACCATCGAGTTGATggcacaaaaaagaaaaagaaaagtatgctGTGGCTGAGATTATCACCTAATctggtaagatttggtgaggtaatctcggatccttcatacacaaaaagaaggaagaagattcggccagtagggaagatccttggaggcatggcttgtctttgattctgctcaaccaccacagggagtagctagagtggcgaagtgatggttgaaggcagagattgaagcagatgaagtcatcatcatcatgaagcatcaagggccagaaatccatcttggagaggaagccaatgatggagcgctcggattgatgaagagtgatgaccaaggaaggactagaggtatttgcatgttggttcTTGCATtagttacctcttctctctgtgtggccgaaccggtttttgttgaaggaaaagaagttGAGCTCGGGTTTGCGTTCTAACTATGAAggcttcacttctctataaaagaggtgaacagtcatggtttgattcaaggagtaagatttgagagtgcaaggcacagagttctcagagctacctaagctagcagttcttcttctccttcaatgttttctgtttagtatttttctgtttaattttgtcatgtcttgagtctcatggaaaaaggcaaacagtgaggtttgtagaaaaagccatagagcggaaaaaggcagagagtgcaaaattaaaagaaaaaaagccatagatgtcttagagttcctttgtacatctgtgttgtgtttcatgattctgtgggaatccccttgtaagttgggttagcactttacaagttgtaatctggatgattatagtgaaattccatcattgttgtgatggagactggatgtaggctgcactgcacttagcagctgaaccaggatatatctgggtgttatcttctctctcttcctacttcaattctgtttttactgttctgatgaaaaatcaaaaatgtctcatgccaagtgacgagacaaaatgaaaatgtctcgtgactagggacgagataaaacagaaaagtctcctCTAAAGTCCAGCAAGTGTTAGCAagcaaaaagggggctaagattcaaccctccccttctcttagccactaaAACCATCACGGATCAAATCGggtctaataattataatgcaGACAATTGAGTTTATTATTGTTGCTATAATAAATTGATTTTGTTCTAgcttattaaaaaataaattattaattaatcaatttaataaaaatgtccAATAATAACATGACATAtataaacatttaaaaaaaatatttttaatatctttattaAAGTGGTCTCCATGTATTAAAACGAAAGAGATATAAATAAatcattattttataaaaagttaaaaatcgATCTTGACTGTCTGATTAATATAACATGTAcggtgttttatttttttttattttttataaaaaaaaaaactagataTTGAAGTGTGTTACATTGTTACTCCCAATCTAACATGAAAGTGAAAATCCACTCCTATGAATCTAATCCGATCCCTTAaagaagatttaaaaaaaaatcgtaTATATGAATATACCTAGAGACTAGAGTTGTCTTCATTTGAAAATACAAGCTTAAATAATTACAATCTCTTCGGTGGAAAAATACttgttaaaaaagaaaattaataacCCTTCATAAAAGATAAACCACCATTCTTTGAGTTTGCACATGTGCATCTTAGTCTAGAAGTGCTgcaacaaatataataataaagaaaagagaagtTCTGTATTGAATATAATCGAAAAATATGATTCATGAATCATGATAATGGCAGGATGATAAAAAGCAATGGCGCAcacacttaaaaaaaaaaaatccaaaagcTATATTGTTTTGTTATAATAATAACAGTAACGATGCTAGATTTGCATAACCAGATAAATTACATGACCTACGCTCCATTATATAGTATTTCAAAAGATACATTGGAAATAAAATAACAGATATCCTTCTTGCTCTGCTCAATCAACTTGGAGTGTCCATCCTCTTGTGTCTTGAACTAGTCCAGTTTGAATTCCAGTTAGTGTCTCATACAATTTTGAAGATACTGTTCCTGATCCTGTTTTATATTTGGCTCTGCATTGCGCAAATACACATTACACAACACACAATATAATAAAACAGCATTTAAGATATAGCTTCTTAATTCTTACTTTGTTTTATTATAGGTTACAGAGAAAACAGGGTTGATAACCACAGCAGTTCCGGTGCAGAAAACTTCATCAGCTTGTAACAATTCTTCCACTGGAACACCACGCTCCTCAACCTACGAATTATTCATAGACAAAAGTttctaattaattcttgatttcAATACTAATTGAAGGAAACAACAATGTAATAAGTCACCTGATAACCCAAATCAATGGCAATGTCAATGATGCTTTTTCTTGTGATTCCAGGAAGAATAGTTCCTACTGCTTCTGGAGTTGTAATGCTATTACCCTTCACAAGATAATCCAAACATACATTATTGAATCAATAGAAAAAACTGAGAGATGATTTTACTAGTTCTTCCATAAAGATATAACAAACAAAAGCATAGCTTCTGTTGTACCTTGACCACAAAGATGTTGCATCCGGTGACCTCTTCAATAAATTTTCCTGTTGCTGCATCTAAGTATAATATATCAGAGAACCCTTCTTCCCTTGCTTCATTCAATGCTTTATAAGCCTACAGCAAACAACATTAGACCCTTACTAGAAGCAGTGATACTCCACAATCCATATATATGTTACATTAAATTAATCTGCTTGAGTAGCACTTAACAGTaactttgtattttttttctttatacttCAAATCAATTTATACAATGAAGAAATGATAAAATCAAATGATGGGATTGTCCTACTTACTGGGGAATAGTTAGTAATGCTTTTGATCCCTCCAGTTCCTCCAGGGCCAGAAATTGCTCTATAGAGCTCATCTTTAATAACCAAGTTCAATGGACCCTAAAAAAAAAGTGAAGTTATTAGTCCAAACTCCTAACTGTACAATGAGTAAAGAAAAAGGGagttgaaaataataataaaagcacCTTGTGGTAACTCTTGACAGGAGTAGTATATATGAGAAGCATGTATTCAGGTGATGGAGACAAGCCTAACACACTTCCTGTTCCCAAAAGCAATGGCCTAATATAAAGTGAACCTTGCCCAAATGGAGGTACCCAACGCTTGTTTGCAATTACTGTCTTCTTGATTGCATGAACAAATTGTTCAACAGATGGAGATGGCATGCACATTCTCTCTGCTCCTATCTTTATGCGCCTTGCATTCTCTTCTGGTCTAAATAGCACTATACTCCCATCTTTTGTTCTGTATGCCTTTAGCCCTTCAAGCACTCCCTACATAATAACAACTTCGATATATATTGGAATGAAGGTATGATAGAGGAAGGATTATTATATGTTGTATACTGTGTCCTTTAATTTCTAACCTGTCCATAATTTAAGATTCCAGCAGATGGAGGGAGCTCTATGTTTCCATAGGGAATGAGGCTTCCATCTCCAAAGTCTTCTCCCTTTGAGCATTTCATGACATACATGAAGTCAGTTGAA is a window from the Arachis stenosperma cultivar V10309 chromosome 3, arast.V10309.gnm1.PFL2, whole genome shotgun sequence genome containing:
- the LOC130969145 gene encoding putative branched-chain-amino-acid aminotransferase 7 isoform X3, with amino-acid sequence MDPPPILTSSDSAATSAGEERHAEIKWDEIGFGIVSTDFMYVMKCSKGEDFGDGSLIPYGNIELPPSAGILNYGQGVLEGLKAYRTKDGSIVLFRPEENARRIKIGAERMCMPSPSVEQFVHAIKKTVIANKRWVPPFGQGSLYIRPLLLGTGSVLGLSPSPEYMLLIYTTPVKSYHKGPLNLVIKDELYRAISGPGGTGGIKSITNYSPAYKALNEAREEGFSDILYLDAATGKFIEEVTGCNIFVVKGNSITTPEAVGTILPGITRKSIIDIAIDLGYQVEERGVPVEELLQADEVFCTGTAVVINPVFSVTYNKTKAKYKTGSGTVSSKLYETLTGIQTGLVQDTRGWTLQVD
- the LOC130969145 gene encoding branched-chain-amino-acid aminotransferase 6-like isoform X5; the encoded protein is MVVIGDWHATLDSFNIKGSFTNTIEHNMDPPPILTSSDSAATSSAGEERHAEIKWDEIGFGIVSTDFMYVMKCSKGEDFGDGSLIPYGNIELPPSAGILNYGQGVLEGLKAYRTKDGSIVLFRPEENARRIKIGAERMCMPSPSVEQFVHAIKKTVIANKRWVPPFGQGSLYIRPLLLGTGSVLGLSPSPEYMLLIYTTPVKSYHKGPLNLVIKDELYRAISGPGGTGGIKSITNYSPAYKALNEAREEGFSDILYLDAATGKFIEEVTGCNIFVVKGNSITTPEAVGTILPGITRKSIIDIAIDLGYQVEERGVPVEELLQADEVFCTGTAVVINPVFSVTYNKTKAKYKTGSGTVSSKLYETLTGIQTGLVQDTRGWTLQVD
- the LOC130969145 gene encoding branched-chain-amino-acid aminotransferase 6-like isoform X1 gives rise to the protein MLRWRSSILQRNFEHNMDPPPILTSSDSAATSSAGEERHAEIKWDEIGFGIVSTDFMYVMKCSKGEDFGDGSLIPYGNIELPPSAGILNYGQGVLEGLKAYRTKDGSIVLFRPEENARRIKIGAERMCMPSPSVEQFVHAIKKTVIANKRWVPPFGQGSLYIRPLLLGTGSVLGLSPSPEYMLLIYTTPVKSYHKGPLNLVIKDELYRAISGPGGTGGIKSITNYSPAYKALNEAREEGFSDILYLDAATGKFIEEVTGCNIFVVKGNSITTPEAVGTILPGITRKSIIDIAIDLGYQVEERGVPVEELLQADEVFCTGTAVVINPVFSVTYNKTKAKYKTGSGTVSSKLYETLTGIQTGLVQDTRGWTLQVD
- the LOC130969145 gene encoding branched-chain-amino-acid aminotransferase 6-like isoform X2 — encoded protein: MLRWRSSILQRNFEHNMDPPPILTSSDSAATSAGEERHAEIKWDEIGFGIVSTDFMYVMKCSKGEDFGDGSLIPYGNIELPPSAGILNYGQGVLEGLKAYRTKDGSIVLFRPEENARRIKIGAERMCMPSPSVEQFVHAIKKTVIANKRWVPPFGQGSLYIRPLLLGTGSVLGLSPSPEYMLLIYTTPVKSYHKGPLNLVIKDELYRAISGPGGTGGIKSITNYSPAYKALNEAREEGFSDILYLDAATGKFIEEVTGCNIFVVKGNSITTPEAVGTILPGITRKSIIDIAIDLGYQVEERGVPVEELLQADEVFCTGTAVVINPVFSVTYNKTKAKYKTGSGTVSSKLYETLTGIQTGLVQDTRGWTLQVD
- the LOC130969145 gene encoding putative branched-chain-amino-acid aminotransferase 7 isoform X4 — encoded protein: MLSAGEERHAEIKWDEIGFGIVSTDFMYVMKCSKGEDFGDGSLIPYGNIELPPSAGILNYGQGVLEGLKAYRTKDGSIVLFRPEENARRIKIGAERMCMPSPSVEQFVHAIKKTVIANKRWVPPFGQGSLYIRPLLLGTGSVLGLSPSPEYMLLIYTTPVKSYHKGPLNLVIKDELYRAISGPGGTGGIKSITNYSPAYKALNEAREEGFSDILYLDAATGKFIEEVTGCNIFVVKGNSITTPEAVGTILPGITRKSIIDIAIDLGYQVEERGVPVEELLQADEVFCTGTAVVINPVFSVTYNKTKAKYKTGSGTVSSKLYETLTGIQTGLVQDTRGWTLQVD
- the LOC130969145 gene encoding branched-chain-amino-acid aminotransferase 6-like isoform X6, giving the protein MVVIGDWHATLDSFNIKGSFTNTIEHNMDPPPILTSSDSAATSAGEERHAEIKWDEIGFGIVSTDFMYVMKCSKGEDFGDGSLIPYGNIELPPSAGILNYGQGVLEGLKAYRTKDGSIVLFRPEENARRIKIGAERMCMPSPSVEQFVHAIKKTVIANKRWVPPFGQGSLYIRPLLLGTGSVLGLSPSPEYMLLIYTTPVKSYHKGPLNLVIKDELYRAISGPGGTGGIKSITNYSPAYKALNEAREEGFSDILYLDAATGKFIEEVTGCNIFVVKGNSITTPEAVGTILPGITRKSIIDIAIDLGYQVEERGVPVEELLQADEVFCTGTAVVINPVFSVTYNKTKAKYKTGSGTVSSKLYETLTGIQTGLVQDTRGWTLQVD